AGTCTCCATCAGGCGCGCCGTGATACTCGAGCGGACGCTCATGTCGGGTCCCACCCAGCGGACGCGCTGCTTGGGATCGGCGTCAACGAAGTGATCGGCAAGCTCGCAATAGAAATCGCGCCAGCGGCTCAGCAGCGCGCGATGCTTGATCCCGTCGAGCCACGAGTGGGTTAGACTCAGATGGCTCACGCCCGGCGCGCGGGCCGCGAAGGTCCTGCCCGTCAGAGCGATAAACCCATCGTTGTCGCGCAGCGAGAGGTCGGCGAGATAGTTGCCCAAGTGAAGGTGCGCGAGAATGTCGTTGATCGTCCAATCCTTGAATTGCGTCTTTCGTTCCCAGGCACGCTCGTCCAAGGGTTCAAGCAGCGCGAAGAGCGCGTCGCTTTCGTCCCGGAAGTCGATGGCTTCCTGCAGCACCGCTAGATGACCTCAAGCTCCTCGGTCACGAAAGAAATGCATCGATGCGGATCGACGAATTTGAGTTCATCCGCGCGAATGATTTCGAGATATTTCGGTTCGCTGAACGCCTTCTTCGCCTCGTCCACACTGTCGAACCAAAGCTCGGCGACGCCGTCGTAAGCGCCCGGGATGCCGAAGGGGACCGGGCTCTCGACCAGATGGCATTGCACGTATTTCCTGACGTGACGGCTGAACTCGGTCACGCTCTTCACCAACGGCCCGTGCTTATCGCGCCAGTAGGTATCGAATTGTTCGGCAGTTATATCGGCTCTGCGGCTGGCACATATTATTAGTTTAATCATCAATATTCGAAATCCACCCTTATCTGACGGCAGGAGGGTCGGCGATGCGGTCTTCAGATTCTTGACACAGTTCGCAGACTCGCCTGCTCGCTCCGGCGTGCGGCACGCCGCGCTAGTGTTAATTCAGATTGAACATGCGGGCGGCGTTGTCCCAGAACAGCTTGCGCCGCGACTCGTTCGAGATCGGTTGCTTCATCATCGCCTCGATCCCCCACGGATAGGTGCCATCCGGATGAGGATAATCGGTATCCCACGTGAAGTTGTTGTCACCGACCAGCTCGACCGCGGCTTTCATCGTCGGCTCGTCGCCGCGGAATGCGACGCAGACGTTGCGCTTGAAATACTGCGTCGGCCGCATCGTCAGATACTCATGCTCGGCGTTGCCGCTGAAATCCCAATGCTGCTCCATCCGTTGCAGCCAGTAGGGCACCCAGCCGCCGTCGGCCTCGACGTGGACGACCTTGAGTTTGGGGAATTTCTCGAAGATGCCGTACCAGATCAGACCCGCCATCGCCGCCATCGCCTCGAACGGATGGGAGAGGATGTGGCCGCTGACGTGGGTATCCATCCGCTCGCCGAACGAAGGGACCTCGGAGGAGGCCGACTCGTGCGTCGAGATAGGTTTACCGCTGTCTTCGATTTGCATCCACAGCGGCAGGTAGTCGTCGCTCCAGAGTGAGCGGCCGCGCACGGGATTCGGCCGCATGTAGTAGCTGACGCAGCCCATCGCATGGGTGCGCTGCGCCTCTTTGACGGCCTCCTCGACGTCCTGCATCGGCAGGGCGGCGGCCCAGCGCAGGCGCTCGGGCGCAGCCGAGGCGTAGTCGCAGGCCCAGTTGTTGTAGGCGCGCACGCAGGCGGCGAGGAGGCGGGTGTCGCGAAACTCGCGTCCGAGCATCTGGCCGGTATAGGTCGGATAGAGGATCTGCGTGTCGATCCCCTGCGCGTCCATATCGGCGAGGCGGCTCGCGGCGCTGAACTCTTTTTTCCGCGCCTCCTCGAAGCGCTCCATCGCCTTTTTGACCGCGTTGAGGAAAGCCGGCGCCGCCATCGGATATTTACCTTTTTCGCGCACGAAAGAATCGCCCTCGACCAGAAAGGTGCGGCGATTGGATTCGGGCGCGCGCCCCATCTTCGGCGCCTGCGACTTGTAGGCGTCGTCGATATAGCGCTCCCACAGCCATTCGGGTTCCATCATGTGGCAATCGGTATCGACAATTTTGAAGCCGTCTCGCATGGTCGTTCTCCTCGTTGGCTAAAGAGAAAATCCCTCAATCAAATTCTTTATCAGATATGGCGATATTACCACTCAAGGCTGCTGAATCAGATGCGCGTAATCGCGTTCGAGATACTCGCGCAGAGCGGCCCGCCAGTCGCGCATGAGATTGATACCGAGGTTCTCGAGCGCCTGGTTGAAGAGCATCTCGGAACGCGGGCGCGGTGCAAAAAAGCGCTCACCGAAGAAACTCGAGTCGACCGGCTTGACCTCGACCTCGCGTCCGCAGATGGCAACTATTTCCTTGGCGACGTCGAAGCGCGTGCCCATCCCCTTGCAGACCATGTGATAGAGGCCGTAGGCGCCGCGATCGAGTAGCGCGAAGAGATTCATCGCGAAGTCATGCGTGTAGGTCGGCGTCCCCCACTTGTCGTCAACGGCATGAAGCGTACGCGCGCCTTTGGCCAACTGATCGAGTATCAGGTAGACGAACTTGTGATCGTTGCGCCGCCCGCCGCCGACCATCCAGCCTGGCCGCACGATGTAGTGGCGGCCGCCCGCCGCGCGAACCTCGCCTTCGCCGGCGAACTTGCTCGCGCCATAGACCATGATCGGATTGGGCTGATC
This region of Candidatus Binataceae bacterium genomic DNA includes:
- a CDS encoding TIGR03084 family metal-binding protein is translated as MLQEAIDFRDESDALFALLEPLDERAWERKTQFKDWTINDILAHLHLGNYLADLSLRDNDGFIALTGRTFAARAPGVSHLSLTHSWLDGIKHRALLSRWRDFYCELADHFVDADPKQRVRWVGPDMSVRSSITARLMETWAHGQAIYDLLGVERRDADRLKNIAVLGINTFGWTFANRRLEAPAERPTVRLQAPSGASWEWLGSGRANLIEGSATEFCQVVAQTRNVADTALKVTGETAIRWMSIAQCFAGPPEEPPPPGARFRQSG
- a CDS encoding EthD domain-containing protein, translated to MIKLIICASRRADITAEQFDTYWRDKHGPLVKSVTEFSRHVRKYVQCHLVESPVPFGIPGAYDGVAELWFDSVDEAKKAFSEPKYLEIIRADELKFVDPHRCISFVTEELEVI
- a CDS encoding amidohydrolase family protein; translated protein: MRDGFKIVDTDCHMMEPEWLWERYIDDAYKSQAPKMGRAPESNRRTFLVEGDSFVREKGKYPMAAPAFLNAVKKAMERFEEARKKEFSAASRLADMDAQGIDTQILYPTYTGQMLGREFRDTRLLAACVRAYNNWACDYASAAPERLRWAAALPMQDVEEAVKEAQRTHAMGCVSYYMRPNPVRGRSLWSDDYLPLWMQIEDSGKPISTHESASSEVPSFGERMDTHVSGHILSHPFEAMAAMAGLIWYGIFEKFPKLKVVHVEADGGWVPYWLQRMEQHWDFSGNAEHEYLTMRPTQYFKRNVCVAFRGDEPTMKAAVELVGDNNFTWDTDYPHPDGTYPWGIEAMMKQPISNESRRKLFWDNAARMFNLN
- a CDS encoding NAD(P)-dependent oxidoreductase, coding for MEFKKVLITGSGGMLGNAIAPYFRERCPHVLATDIQIEPDERGWLTYLDVRDGEAMRRTFAEFRPDLVLHLAALVDLEFCELHAAEAENTNRTATGIVARRAAEYGATLVYISTGGVFDGVKDGYYTEADQPNPIMVYGASKFAGEGEVRAAGGRHYIVRPGWMVGGGRRNDHKFVYLILDQLAKGARTLHAVDDKWGTPTYTHDFAMNLFALLDRGAYGLYHMVCKGMGTRFDVAKEIVAICGREVEVKPVDSSFFGERFFAPRPRSEMLFNQALENLGINLMRDWRAALREYLERDYAHLIQQP